From one Bacteroidota bacterium genomic stretch:
- a CDS encoding class I SAM-dependent methyltransferase — MLLLSPNSFPDYELIDCGDFEKLERFGKYITIRPEPQAVWSKKLSHLEWQKTAHVSFFQIGSNSGEWQKLKDIPDKWQISYKALSLNFKLSLTSFKHVGIFPEQAVNWDYIYDSVQRLTPNPSPRGEGRVKFLNLFAYTGAASLAAKSAGADVTHLDSVKQVVTWARENMELSGLTDIRWIVEDALKFVKREVKRGNKYQGIILDPPAFGNGPDGEKWKLEDDIQEMMRNVLQLLDEKNHFMILNAYSLGFSPVIIENLLKDFAKDKLETGELYLQSKTNLKLPLGVFGRFRSL; from the coding sequence ATGTTACTCTTATCTCCCAACAGCTTCCCTGATTACGAACTCATAGACTGCGGTGATTTTGAAAAGCTCGAACGCTTTGGAAAATATATTACGATTCGCCCGGAACCACAGGCTGTGTGGAGCAAAAAACTTTCTCATTTAGAATGGCAGAAGACTGCGCACGTAAGTTTTTTTCAAATCGGCAGTAACTCAGGTGAATGGCAGAAGTTGAAGGATATACCGGACAAATGGCAAATAAGTTACAAAGCGCTAAGTCTCAACTTCAAACTTTCTCTTACATCTTTCAAGCACGTAGGAATTTTTCCTGAGCAAGCAGTGAATTGGGATTATATCTATGATTCTGTTCAACGCCTCACCCCCAACCCCTCTCCTCGAGGAGAGGGGAGAGTGAAATTTCTCAATCTCTTTGCTTACACTGGCGCTGCTTCTCTCGCTGCGAAATCTGCCGGTGCAGATGTAACACATCTTGATTCTGTAAAACAAGTGGTAACATGGGCGAGAGAAAATATGGAACTCAGCGGACTTACTGATATCCGCTGGATAGTCGAAGACGCTTTGAAGTTTGTAAAACGGGAAGTGAAGCGCGGAAATAAATATCAGGGAATTATTCTTGACCCGCCTGCGTTTGGCAACGGACCTGACGGAGAAAAATGGAAGTTGGAAGATGACATACAGGAAATGATGAGGAATGTTTTACAGTTATTGGATGAGAAAAATCATTTCATGATTCTCAATGCCTACTCGCTGGGGTTTTCACCCGTCATTATCGAAAATCTTCTCAAAGATTTTGCGAAAGATAAATTGGAAACAGGAGAACTTTATCTTCAGTCAAAAACAAACCTGAAATTACCGCTGGGAGTTTTTGGAAGGTTCAGGAGTTTATAG
- a CDS encoding glutamate--tRNA ligase, whose translation MSERKVRVRFAPSPTGPLHIGGVRTALYNFLFAKKHGGDFILRIEDTDQNRFVPGAEAYVIEALKWSGIEPNEGVGFGNGNYAPYRQSERKDLYRQYAENLVSEGKAYYAFDTSEELEAIRKKEEKAGGGFLYSSVSRMSMKNSLSLSEEEVKKRISAGEHYVIRIKIPADEEIRLNDIIRGQVIVQSSQIDDKVLFKSDGMPTYHLANVVDDYLMKITHVIRGEEWLPSAPLHVLLYEYLGWKQVMPEFAHLPLLLRPDGNGKLSKRDGDRLGFPVFPLNGEFPDTKTGKTEKFSGYREAGYFPDAFVNMLAMLGWNPGTEQEIFSMEELIKEFSFEHIHKGGAHFNPEKAKWFNQQYLRTRSDEELAKIFLPVVKEKLLNVFPNESEEIRLKLGIQELNNDNSYIKEVCHLVKEKASFPNEFWSLGNYFFVAPSDFNEQAKKVLEKKWRENSKSIYIELNDRFKVIPEWTFEHIRIAIDEIENLLGQNKTIDMQVLRILLTGVPSGITIIETILLLGKDETIKRIGKSLEKLS comes from the coding sequence ATGTCAGAAAGAAAAGTCAGAGTACGTTTTGCACCCAGTCCGACCGGTCCGTTACATATTGGAGGAGTTCGCACTGCTTTGTACAATTTTCTTTTTGCGAAAAAGCACGGAGGAGATTTTATTCTCAGGATAGAAGACACTGACCAAAACCGTTTTGTTCCCGGGGCTGAAGCGTATGTGATTGAAGCATTGAAATGGTCTGGCATTGAACCGAATGAAGGAGTCGGTTTCGGAAACGGGAATTATGCTCCTTATCGCCAAAGTGAAAGAAAAGATTTGTATCGCCAATACGCTGAGAATCTCGTAAGCGAAGGCAAAGCGTATTATGCTTTTGACACTTCGGAAGAATTGGAAGCAATCCGCAAAAAAGAGGAAAAAGCAGGTGGAGGTTTTTTGTACAGTTCAGTTTCACGCATGAGTATGAAAAATTCTCTTTCCCTTTCTGAAGAGGAAGTGAAAAAAAGAATTTCTGCCGGTGAACATTATGTCATTCGGATAAAAATTCCTGCGGATGAAGAAATTCGTTTGAACGATATCATTCGCGGACAAGTTATAGTTCAAAGTTCTCAGATAGATGATAAGGTTTTATTCAAGAGCGATGGAATGCCCACGTATCATCTCGCGAATGTGGTGGACGATTATTTAATGAAGATCACGCACGTAATTCGGGGAGAAGAATGGCTGCCATCGGCTCCGCTTCATGTTTTGCTCTATGAATATCTCGGATGGAAACAAGTAATGCCTGAGTTCGCGCACTTGCCTTTGCTGCTGCGACCTGACGGAAACGGAAAACTTTCAAAGCGTGATGGAGATAGATTAGGGTTTCCCGTTTTTCCATTGAACGGAGAATTTCCTGATACAAAAACAGGAAAGACAGAAAAATTTTCGGGCTACAGAGAAGCAGGATATTTTCCTGACGCATTTGTGAATATGCTTGCAATGCTGGGATGGAATCCAGGTACGGAACAGGAGATTTTTTCGATGGAGGAATTGATAAAGGAATTTTCTTTTGAACATATCCATAAAGGAGGAGCGCACTTTAATCCCGAAAAAGCAAAGTGGTTCAACCAGCAGTATCTCAGAACGAGGAGCGATGAAGAATTAGCAAAAATATTCTTACCTGTCGTAAAAGAAAAACTCTTAAATGTTTTCCCTAATGAATCAGAAGAAATAAGATTAAAACTTGGAATACAGGAGCTTAACAATGATAATTCATATATTAAAGAAGTGTGCCATCTCGTAAAAGAAAAAGCTTCCTTTCCTAACGAATTCTGGAGTTTAGGGAATTATTTTTTCGTTGCGCCTTCCGATTTTAATGAACAGGCAAAGAAAGTTTTAGAAAAAAAGTGGAGAGAAAATTCTAAAAGCATTTATATCGAACTAAATGATAGATTTAAAGTTATACCTGAATGGACTTTTGAACACATTCGGATTGCTATTGATGAAATAGAAAACTTACTGGGACAAAATAAAACAATAGATATGCAAGTGTTACGCATTCTATTAACTGGCGTTCCCTCAGGAATAACTATAATAGAAACTATATTATTACTAGGAAAAGATGAAACAATCAAAAGAATAGGAAAGTCTTTAGAAAAACTCTCATAG
- a CDS encoding T9SS type A sorting domain-containing protein translates to MRKIFLSVLALLSFTVNSQVLVKDISPGLGNSHPHVLYPFKGNLVFAADDGFNGPQLYYSDGTASGTIMLTNLLNQSIGGNGYSFSYDLNPYTTPSTSNVGGCFTEIDSIGYLFGTDYGSSLYKLIKTDGTIAGTQYFTLPSAPGSFYATRFFKMQNYICCLYGDGSGSKILKFDPNTNSISSIPYLISHPIYDGRDPKHYWNATTPIGSPYVYNNKLYGFNFNTDSILTEDINGNVTPIKKTLGLDGGALPTSSIIVNGKYLYYSSSTNPVPSIGNEPYYYDFATNTLGLLKDVNPYFNYSSSVSFSLFPFVDNKSHNYTYFTATHQTYGTEVWITDGTSSGTSIVQDYVNGPMSGAIPPTIYHGDSCYGIIQSSGYIDTLKLITNNAISTTAVDVSQQDLYGANLFGGTGDYNWSKGNSTFFLSIANGKILNQLSGIPIYSLNPLTCPVPKVSWIPGSIMRINNNLFFSYDDCNFTGYELYKLDISLLSAVAENNSLKGKILVYPNPTNGKFTIEIEDEQKKNYEMRIYNVLGEMVSQSANLTTNQPTTLDLSFQSSGLYFLKMKSGEKIISKKLMIVK, encoded by the coding sequence ATGAGAAAAATATTTCTTTCAGTCCTTGCATTATTATCTTTTACGGTAAACTCACAAGTTTTAGTTAAAGACATATCCCCTGGATTAGGCAATAGTCATCCTCATGTCCTTTATCCATTTAAAGGAAATTTAGTTTTTGCTGCAGATGATGGGTTTAATGGACCTCAATTGTACTATTCTGATGGAACAGCAAGTGGGACAATAATGCTAACAAACTTACTTAATCAGAGTATTGGTGGAAATGGTTATTCGTTTAGTTATGATCTGAATCCATATACAACTCCTTCTACTAGTAATGTAGGAGGTTGTTTTACGGAAATTGATTCGATAGGTTACCTATTTGGCACAGATTACGGGTCTTCTCTTTATAAGCTTATCAAAACAGATGGAACAATTGCAGGTACACAATATTTTACTTTACCTTCTGCTCCTGGATCTTTCTACGCTACAAGGTTTTTCAAAATGCAAAATTATATTTGTTGCTTATATGGTGATGGTTCGGGTAGTAAAATCTTAAAATTTGATCCCAACACAAATTCCATTTCTTCAATACCCTATTTAATTAGCCACCCAATATATGATGGACGTGACCCCAAACATTATTGGAATGCTACCACTCCGATAGGAAGTCCATATGTATATAATAATAAACTTTATGGATTTAATTTTAATACGGATTCTATTTTGACAGAAGATATTAATGGCAATGTGACGCCAATCAAAAAAACACTTGGTTTAGATGGAGGGGCACTACCAACTTCATCCATAATAGTAAATGGAAAATATTTGTATTATTCTTCAAGCACTAATCCTGTTCCATCAATTGGAAATGAGCCATATTATTATGATTTTGCAACTAACACATTAGGATTGCTAAAGGATGTTAACCCATATTTTAATTACAGCTCTAGCGTAAGTTTCAGTCTGTTTCCATTTGTTGATAATAAAAGCCATAATTATACATATTTCACAGCAACCCATCAGACCTATGGAACAGAAGTTTGGATTACAGACGGAACTAGTTCTGGAACTAGTATAGTTCAAGATTATGTCAATGGTCCCATGAGTGGCGCTATTCCTCCTACAATTTATCATGGCGATTCTTGTTATGGAATTATTCAATCCTCTGGATATATCGATACTCTTAAACTAATAACTAATAATGCAATCTCAACAACGGCAGTTGATGTGTCACAACAAGACCTATATGGTGCCAACTTATTTGGCGGGACAGGTGATTATAATTGGTCAAAAGGTAATTCTACCTTTTTTCTTTCTATTGCAAATGGAAAAATACTCAATCAACTAAGTGGTATTCCAATTTATTCCCTAAACCCCCTTACATGTCCAGTACCCAAAGTAAGTTGGATACCGGGATCAATCATGAGAATTAATAATAATCTTTTCTTTTCGTACGATGATTGTAATTTCACCGGTTACGAATTATATAAATTAGATATAAGTTTATTGAGTGCTGTTGCCGAAAACAATTCTTTAAAAGGAAAAATATTAGTGTATCCCAACCCAACAAATGGTAAGTTCACAATTGAAATTGAAGATGAGCAAAAGAAAAATTATGAAATGAGAATTTATAATGTGTTGGGAGAAATGGTTTCTCAATCTGCCAATTTAACAACCAACCAACCAACAACTCTTGATTTGAGTTTTCAATCTAGCGGACTTTATTTTCTTAAAATGAAATCGGGAGAAAAAATTATTTCCAAGAAGTTGATGATAGTAAAGTAA